A genomic region of Carassius carassius chromosome 27, fCarCar2.1, whole genome shotgun sequence contains the following coding sequences:
- the LOC132107178 gene encoding G-protein coupled receptor 6-like, with translation MNESAALNESGVGSPQSSWLEAEAFDANRTLALSSAALKFHVNPWDIMLCLSGTVIACENAIVVAIIFYTPTLRNPMFILIGSLATADLLAGMGLILNFAFQYLVSSETISLITVGFLVASFTASISSLLAITVDRYLSLYNALTYFSEKTLHYVHLMLVGTWGASLGLGLLPILGWNCLEDASTCSIVRPLNRTNLTVLATSFFIIFALMLSLYFKICKIVCHHAHQIALQQHFFTTSHYMATKKGVSTLAIILGTFGASWLPFAIYCLVGERKYPSVYTYATLLPATYNSMINPIIYAYRNTEIQRSIYMLFCGCFQTKGSYRSRSPSEV, from the coding sequence ATGAACGAGAGCGCAGCGCTCAATGAGAGTGGCGTGGGTTCGCCACAGTCCTCGTGGCTGGAAGCCGAAGCCTTTGATGCCAACCGGACTCTGGCTCTCTCATCAGCAGCCCTCAAGTTCCACGTCAACCCGTGGGACATCATGCTGTGCCTTTCTGGGACGGTGATCGCCTGTGAGAATGCCATTGTGGTGGCCATCATCTTCTACACACCGACGCTTCGCAACCCTATGTTCATCCTGATTGGCAGCCTGGCCACCGCTGACCTGCTGGCTGGCATGGGATTAATCCTGAACTTCGCTTTCCAGTATCTGGTCTCATCTGAGACCATCAGCCTTATTACAGTCGGATTCCTGGTGGCGTCCTTCACAGCGTCCATCAGTAGCTTGCTAGCTATTACGGTCGACCGCTACCTGTCGCTCTACAATGCCTTGACGTACTTCTCAGAAAAGACGCTGCATTATGTGCATCTGATGCTGGTGGGAACATGGGGTGCGTCGCTGGGATTGGGACTACTGCCCATTTTGGGCTGGAACTGCTTGGAAGATGCATCCACCTGCAGCATCGTGCGTCCGCTCAATCGCACCAACCTCACCGTCCTCGCTACATCGTTTTTCATCATCTTCGCCCTCATGCTCAGCCTATACTTCAAGATCTGCAAAATAGTGTGTCACCACGCACATCAGATCGCTCTGCAGCAGCACTTCTTCACCACCTCGCACTACATGGCCACGAAGAAGGGCGTCTCCACGCTCGCCATCATCTTGGGCACGTTCGGTGCCAGCTGGCTGCCCTTCGCCATTTACTGTCTGGTCGGGGAGCGCAAGTATCCGTCGGTGTACACATACGCCACGCTACTTCCTGCTACCTACAACTCCATGATCAACCCCATCATCTACGCCTACCGCAACACTGAGATCCAGCGCTCCATATACATGCTCTTCTGTGGCTGCTTTCAGACCAAGGGCTCGTACCGATCCAGATCACCCAGCGAGGTTTAG